Proteins from one Catalinimonas alkaloidigena genomic window:
- the mutS gene encoding DNA mismatch repair protein MutS — translation MSKKSKKETPLMKQYNAIKKRYPGALLLFRVGDFYETFGDDAVTSSQILGITLTKRANGAASEIPLAGFPHHALDNYLPKLVRAGQRVAICDQLEDPKSAIGVVKRGVTELVTPGVSLNDNVLESKQNNFLAALHQERNLYGVAFLDISTGEFLVAQGQADYVDKLFQNFQPSEVLHCRQHKASFHTTFGDKLNTYCLDEWVFQYDFAFERLTQHFGTSNLKGFGTQDLSVATVAAGCILHYLAETEHHDIRHIARLSRIEEERYVWLDKFTIRNLELIAPQQEGGIPLIDVLDHTVTPMGGRLMRKWTVLPLKERARIEDRLSIVEALVSRPELTEALLQLLKPIGDLERLISKVAARRINPREMAQLKRALRQIAPLKETLRHDTDHPRLHKVADQLNDCAFLLDEIERHLKDELPLVTNQGGMIRTGIHEELDKLHAIAYSGKDYLVQLQQREAQNTGISSLKVAFNKVFGYYLEVTHAHKKKVPNDWIRKQTLVNAERYITPELKEYEEKILHAEEKIFSLEQELFNNLMLTAADYVPQVQQNARLLAMLDCLLSFARLARKNRYVKPDITDGHGIAIVAGRHPVIEQQLPAGESYVPNDIFLDDTTQQILIITGPNMAGKSALLRQTALIVLMAQMGSFVPAEAASLGVVDKVFTRVGASDNLSRGESTFMVEMTETASILNNLSERSLVLMDEIGRGTSTYDGISIAWSIVEYLHNHRKFRAKTLFATHYHELNQLAEDFPRVRNFNVSVKEAGNKVIFMRKLKEGGSEHSFGIHVAQMAGMPTDVVLRANEVMHHLEKDKADVGATKQVKTLPKNNFQLSMFELGHPELEQVREKLDQVEINTMSPVEALLKLQELKLMLEKREKV, via the coding sequence ATGAGCAAGAAGAGTAAGAAGGAAACGCCCCTGATGAAGCAGTACAACGCCATCAAAAAACGGTACCCGGGGGCGCTGCTCCTGTTTCGGGTGGGCGACTTCTACGAAACGTTCGGCGACGATGCCGTCACCTCCAGCCAGATTCTGGGCATTACCCTGACCAAACGGGCCAACGGCGCGGCCTCCGAAATTCCGCTGGCGGGGTTCCCCCATCACGCTCTCGACAATTACCTGCCCAAGCTGGTGCGGGCGGGGCAGCGCGTGGCGATCTGCGACCAACTGGAAGACCCGAAGAGTGCAATCGGCGTGGTGAAACGGGGCGTGACCGAGCTGGTGACACCGGGTGTCTCGCTGAACGACAACGTGCTGGAAAGCAAGCAGAACAACTTTCTGGCGGCGCTGCACCAGGAGCGGAACCTCTACGGCGTGGCGTTCCTCGACATTTCGACGGGCGAGTTTTTGGTAGCACAGGGGCAGGCCGACTACGTCGACAAACTGTTTCAGAATTTCCAGCCCTCGGAGGTGTTGCACTGCCGCCAGCACAAAGCGTCTTTCCATACCACCTTCGGCGACAAGCTGAATACCTACTGCCTCGACGAATGGGTGTTCCAATACGACTTTGCCTTCGAGCGACTGACGCAGCACTTCGGCACGAGCAATCTGAAAGGCTTCGGCACGCAGGACCTCTCGGTGGCGACGGTGGCGGCGGGCTGTATTCTGCACTACCTCGCCGAGACGGAACACCACGACATCCGGCACATCGCCCGGCTTTCGCGCATTGAAGAGGAGCGGTACGTCTGGCTCGACAAGTTTACGATCCGCAACCTGGAACTGATCGCTCCGCAGCAGGAAGGCGGCATTCCGCTGATCGACGTGCTGGACCACACCGTAACGCCGATGGGCGGACGCCTGATGCGGAAGTGGACGGTGCTGCCGCTGAAAGAACGGGCGCGCATCGAAGACCGGCTTTCGATCGTGGAAGCGCTGGTGAGCCGCCCCGAACTGACGGAAGCCCTGCTCCAGTTGCTGAAGCCCATTGGCGACCTGGAACGCCTCATTTCCAAGGTGGCGGCCCGACGCATCAACCCGCGCGAAATGGCCCAACTGAAACGGGCGCTGCGGCAGATCGCCCCGCTGAAGGAAACGCTCCGCCACGATACGGACCACCCGCGCCTGCACAAGGTGGCCGACCAACTGAACGACTGTGCCTTTCTGCTCGACGAGATCGAACGACACCTGAAAGACGAACTGCCGCTGGTGACCAACCAGGGCGGCATGATCCGGACGGGCATCCACGAAGAACTGGACAAGCTTCACGCCATTGCCTACTCGGGGAAGGATTACCTCGTGCAGTTGCAGCAGCGCGAAGCGCAGAACACGGGCATTTCGTCGCTCAAGGTGGCCTTCAACAAGGTGTTCGGCTATTACCTCGAAGTGACGCACGCGCACAAGAAAAAGGTGCCGAACGACTGGATCCGGAAGCAGACGCTGGTGAACGCTGAGCGGTACATCACGCCCGAACTGAAGGAATACGAAGAGAAGATCCTGCACGCGGAAGAGAAAATCTTCTCGCTCGAACAGGAACTGTTCAACAACCTGATGCTCACCGCCGCCGACTACGTGCCACAAGTGCAGCAGAACGCCCGCCTCCTGGCCATGCTCGACTGCCTCCTGTCGTTCGCCCGGCTGGCGCGCAAAAACCGCTACGTGAAACCCGACATTACCGACGGCCACGGCATCGCGATCGTGGCGGGGCGGCACCCCGTGATCGAACAGCAGCTCCCGGCGGGCGAAAGCTACGTGCCGAACGACATTTTCCTGGACGACACCACGCAACAGATCCTGATCATCACCGGCCCCAACATGGCGGGCAAATCGGCCTTGCTGCGGCAAACCGCGCTGATCGTGCTGATGGCCCAAATGGGCTCGTTCGTTCCAGCCGAGGCCGCCTCCCTCGGGGTGGTCGACAAGGTCTTCACGCGCGTGGGGGCCTCCGACAACCTCTCGCGGGGCGAATCGACCTTCATGGTGGAGATGACCGAAACGGCCTCGATCCTCAACAACCTCAGCGAGCGCAGCCTCGTGCTGATGGACGAGATCGGGCGCGGCACCAGCACCTACGACGGCATTTCCATCGCGTGGTCGATCGTGGAGTATCTGCACAACCACCGGAAATTCCGGGCCAAGACGCTCTTCGCCACACACTACCACGAACTCAACCAACTGGCCGAGGACTTCCCGCGCGTCCGCAACTTCAACGTTTCGGTCAAAGAGGCGGGCAACAAGGTGATCTTCATGCGGAAACTGAAGGAAGGCGGCAGCGAACACAGCTTCGGCATCCACGTGGCGCAGATGGCCGGGATGCCGACCGACGTGGTGCTCCGCGCCAACGAAGTGATGCACCACCTCGAAAAAGACAAGGCCGACGTGGGGGCCACGAAACAGGTGAAAACCCTGCCGAAGAACAACTTCCAGCTCAGCATGTTCGAATTAGGGCATCCCGAACTGGAACAGGTCCGCGAAAAGCTCGATCAGGTCGAGATCAACACGATGTCCCCCGTCGAAGCCCTCTTAAAGCTTCAGGAATTGAAGTTGATGCTGGAAAAGCGGGAGAAGGTGTGA
- a CDS encoding RNA methyltransferase: MRKLSNEELDRPSVADFKSKEKNPFVLVLDNVRSLLNVGSVFRTADAFLAERVILCGITGRPPHREINKTALGATESVVWEYVEDTLAAIEQLRAEGYQIASLEQADQSVMLSQFTPDPAARYAFVLGHEVGGVRADVVAASDLCLEIPQGGTKHSLNVSVAAGVVAWDYVSKTRRFE, translated from the coding sequence ATGAGGAAACTAAGCAACGAGGAACTCGACCGGCCCAGCGTGGCCGATTTTAAAAGTAAAGAAAAAAATCCGTTCGTTTTGGTGCTCGACAACGTCCGGAGCCTATTAAATGTGGGGTCGGTTTTCCGTACCGCCGACGCCTTTCTGGCCGAGCGTGTGATCCTCTGCGGCATCACCGGCCGCCCCCCGCACCGCGAAATCAACAAGACCGCTTTAGGCGCTACCGAATCGGTTGTCTGGGAATACGTGGAGGATACGTTAGCCGCCATTGAGCAACTCCGCGCCGAGGGGTACCAGATCGCCAGCCTCGAACAGGCCGATCAGAGTGTGATGCTTTCGCAGTTTACCCCAGACCCCGCCGCCCGCTACGCCTTTGTGCTGGGCCACGAAGTCGGGGGCGTCCGGGCCGACGTGGTGGCCGCCTCCGACCTCTGTCTGGAAATTCCGCAGGGCGGCACGAAGCATTCCCTGAACGTCTCCGTCGCCGCCGGGGTCGTGGCCTGGGACTACGTCAGCAAGACGAGAAGATTTGAATGA
- a CDS encoding DUF6787 family protein, producing MAGFLRKMQERWGVDSLWQVVIIFVVFALTGSTSVYVRRPVFEWLGITSDTPLWITIPAYLLVIFPTYQVLLLLYGTLLGQFRFFWGVEKKMLQRLRILPKE from the coding sequence ATGGCAGGTTTTCTTCGTAAGATGCAGGAACGCTGGGGGGTCGACAGCCTCTGGCAAGTGGTGATTATTTTTGTGGTGTTTGCCCTTACGGGTAGCACATCAGTCTACGTGCGCCGTCCGGTGTTCGAATGGTTGGGCATCACCTCCGACACCCCTCTCTGGATTACCATTCCGGCATATTTGCTCGTCATCTTCCCGACGTATCAGGTACTCCTCCTCCTCTACGGTACCCTCCTCGGCCAGTTTCGCTTTTTCTGGGGCGTTGAAAAGAAGATGCTCCAACGCCTGCGCATTTTGCCGAAAGAATAG
- the msrB gene encoding peptide-methionine (R)-S-oxide reductase MsrB — MKHVMLFLMLLGGTSLTSCAQEKTQGTATAEAQTVAMAGDDQPFKVQKTRAEWKAALTPNQFRILREEGTEPPYKNAYWDNHEAGLYQCAGCGNVLFSSETKYESHTGWPSFWEPIDPGAVGTEVDNSLMMSRTEVHCADCGGHLGHVFRDGPKPTGLRYCMNSGAMTFEKSK, encoded by the coding sequence ATGAAACATGTCATGCTCTTCCTGATGCTGTTGGGCGGCACTTCGCTCACGTCGTGTGCTCAGGAGAAAACCCAAGGCACCGCAACGGCCGAAGCCCAAACGGTTGCGATGGCCGGTGACGACCAGCCGTTTAAGGTGCAGAAGACCCGCGCTGAATGGAAAGCTGCCCTCACGCCTAATCAGTTCCGCATTTTGCGGGAAGAGGGGACCGAGCCCCCCTATAAAAATGCCTATTGGGATAACCACGAGGCGGGCCTTTACCAGTGTGCAGGCTGTGGCAACGTGCTGTTTTCGTCCGAAACCAAGTACGAATCCCACACCGGCTGGCCAAGTTTCTGGGAACCTATCGACCCGGGGGCGGTCGGCACGGAGGTCGACAATAGCCTGATGATGAGCCGCACGGAAGTGCATTGTGCTGATTGCGGAGGGCATTTGGGACACGTGTTCCGCGACGGTCCGAAGCCGACGGGCCTGCGCTATTGCATGAACTCTGGCGCCATGACGTTCGAAAAAAGTAAATAG
- a CDS encoding alpha/beta hydrolase, whose amino-acid sequence MKRFLFLTLLLMPTLLHAGPQGGITPDQYGIEYYEHEVRTTDGALINMWIYIPETHRQNKRNIVIAGSELSNMSDYIFLADALRKQGYRVTTFDYRGHGSSSPFAAQEKLVYHEEFVLDLKAVYQFIHDNFGHEKVGLMGFSMGSVLTQLIATEEDVDFLIQESVLVDFPHLEAKLTAERDNHHQLPRPADELERLVKEIKVPMLVIASRQDAITPPKEAKKVASKRNRDLLVFEGARLAGFETLKTAYCEKIDDFLNHQL is encoded by the coding sequence ATGAAGCGATTTCTCTTTCTTACCCTGTTGCTGATGCCCACGTTGCTACATGCAGGCCCGCAGGGCGGCATCACCCCCGATCAATACGGCATTGAGTACTACGAGCACGAAGTGCGAACGACCGACGGCGCGCTGATCAACATGTGGATTTATATTCCGGAGACGCACCGCCAAAACAAGCGCAACATTGTGATTGCGGGCAGTGAATTGAGCAACATGTCGGATTACATTTTTCTGGCCGACGCGCTGCGCAAGCAAGGCTACCGCGTCACTACGTTCGATTACCGCGGACACGGGTCCAGCTCTCCTTTTGCCGCCCAGGAAAAGCTGGTGTATCATGAAGAATTTGTGCTGGACCTGAAGGCGGTGTATCAGTTCATCCACGACAATTTCGGGCACGAGAAGGTCGGCCTCATGGGCTTTTCGATGGGCAGCGTCCTGACCCAGCTGATCGCCACGGAAGAAGACGTGGACTTCCTGATTCAGGAATCGGTGCTGGTCGATTTTCCGCACCTCGAAGCCAAACTCACGGCCGAGCGCGACAACCATCACCAACTGCCCCGCCCTGCCGACGAACTGGAACGGCTCGTGAAAGAGATCAAGGTGCCTATGCTGGTGATTGCCAGCCGACAGGATGCCATTACGCCCCCCAAAGAAGCTAAAAAAGTGGCCAGCAAGCGCAACCGCGACCTGCTGGTGTTCGAAGGCGCGCGCCTGGCGGGCTTCGAAACATTAAAAACGGCGTATTGCGAAAAAATCGACGACTTTCTGAATCATCAGTTGTAG
- a CDS encoding fatty acid desaturase codes for MSNPRVLATQPPYRGLWIAAAVLVLWATSLLWLLHYPLDFRDPLVYLFVLVQTHLYTGLFITAHDAMHGVVSPRHPRLNRAVGWLCAGLFAFNSYPRLFRKHHEHHRYAVSDRDPDYHEGGFWAWYLSFLRQYITGWQILLMALTFNLLKLVVPTENLIVFWMVPAVLSTFQLFYFGTYVPHRGEHAADDPHKARSQSLNHVWAFLSCYFFGYHHEHHAHPYLPWWRLPQAREQALTSHR; via the coding sequence GTGAGTAATCCCCGAGTTCTGGCAACGCAGCCTCCGTACCGCGGTCTCTGGATTGCGGCGGCGGTACTGGTCCTGTGGGCCACGAGTCTGCTGTGGTTGCTCCACTATCCCCTCGATTTTCGCGATCCGTTGGTGTACCTCTTCGTGCTGGTGCAAACCCATCTGTACACGGGGCTGTTCATCACCGCCCACGACGCCATGCACGGGGTGGTCAGTCCGCGCCATCCGCGCCTGAACCGCGCCGTGGGTTGGCTGTGCGCCGGGCTTTTTGCGTTCAACAGTTACCCGCGCCTGTTCCGCAAACACCACGAACACCATCGCTACGCTGTGTCGGACCGCGATCCCGATTACCACGAAGGTGGGTTCTGGGCGTGGTACCTCAGCTTTTTGCGCCAGTACATTACCGGCTGGCAGATTCTGTTGATGGCCCTCACGTTCAACTTGCTGAAACTGGTAGTTCCGACGGAAAATCTGATCGTCTTCTGGATGGTGCCTGCCGTGCTCAGCACCTTCCAACTCTTTTACTTCGGTACGTACGTGCCGCACCGGGGCGAACATGCCGCCGACGACCCGCACAAGGCCCGCAGTCAGTCACTGAACCACGTCTGGGCGTTTCTGTCCTGCTACTTTTTTGGCTATCACCACGAGCACCATGCTCACCCCTACCTGCCCTGGTGGCGATTGCCGCAGGCACGCGAGCAGGCCCTGACGTCACATCGCTAA
- a CDS encoding 4-hydroxy-3-methylbut-2-enyl diphosphate reductase: MHHLNVHIDQNSGFCFGVVYAIEMAEDILESQGYLYCLGDIVHNDEEVKRLEAKGLRIIDYNTLATLHDEKVLIRAHGEPASTYEVALKNNLELVDASCPVVLKLQNRIKNAYDKKEQIYIYGKHGHAEVVGLKGQTNNEAVVFQDLSELDKDLLPRKLTLFSQTTKSTEKFYHIKAELEQAGIEVDANDTICRQVSNRDKELREFARNYDKIVFVSGSKSSNGKVLYNVCKETNPHTYFVSTRSEVQSAWFQPHDTVGICGATSTPMWLMEEVRDYLVNL; the protein is encoded by the coding sequence ATGCATCACCTCAACGTCCACATCGATCAGAATTCCGGCTTTTGCTTCGGGGTCGTCTACGCCATCGAGATGGCCGAGGACATCCTGGAATCGCAAGGGTACCTGTACTGCCTGGGCGATATTGTTCACAACGACGAGGAGGTGAAGCGCCTGGAAGCCAAAGGGCTGCGCATCATCGATTATAACACCCTCGCGACTTTGCACGACGAGAAGGTGCTGATCCGGGCGCACGGCGAACCGGCTTCGACCTACGAGGTGGCGCTGAAGAATAACCTGGAACTGGTCGATGCCTCCTGTCCGGTGGTGCTCAAGCTGCAAAACCGCATCAAAAACGCGTACGACAAAAAGGAACAGATCTACATCTACGGCAAACACGGCCACGCCGAAGTCGTGGGCCTGAAGGGCCAGACCAACAACGAAGCGGTGGTGTTCCAGGACCTCAGTGAATTGGATAAAGACCTGCTGCCCCGCAAGCTGACTTTGTTCAGCCAGACCACCAAAAGCACGGAGAAGTTCTACCACATCAAAGCCGAACTGGAACAGGCGGGCATTGAGGTCGATGCGAACGACACCATTTGCCGTCAGGTGTCGAACCGCGACAAAGAGTTACGCGAATTTGCGCGCAACTACGATAAAATCGTGTTCGTTTCCGGCTCCAAGTCGTCCAACGGTAAGGTGCTCTACAACGTCTGCAAAGAAACCAATCCGCATACCTATTTCGTTTCCACACGAAGTGAAGTACAATCGGCGTGGTTTCAACCGCACGACACGGTCGGCATTTGCGGCGCAACGTCCACCCCCATGTGGCTGATGGAAGAGGTCCGCGACTATCTGGTGAATTTGTAA
- a CDS encoding phytoene/squalene synthase family protein: MMNHELFDQTTFQCSRLITQQYSTSFTLGIKTLHRRFHDPIYAIYGFVRYADEIVDTFHEHDKAELLHHFRDDTYRAIAEGISLNPVLHAFQKVVNRYRIERELIDAFLQSMEMDLHETTYAQADYEQYIYGSAEVVGLMCLRVFCEGDEARYRHLREPARRLGAAFQKVNFLRDIRSDFYDRGRVYFPETDFATFDRLAKDRIEADIQADFDAAYAGIVQLPAGARLGVYLAYIYYLSLFKKIRKLPAAQIMKERIRIPDNQKFLLLLRTYVRHHLNSL, from the coding sequence ATGATGAACCACGAACTTTTTGACCAAACCACGTTTCAGTGCAGTCGCCTGATTACCCAGCAATACAGCACCTCGTTTACGCTGGGCATCAAGACTTTGCATCGGCGCTTTCACGATCCGATTTATGCCATCTACGGCTTTGTCCGCTACGCTGACGAGATCGTCGACACCTTTCACGAGCACGATAAGGCGGAGCTGTTGCACCATTTCCGGGACGATACGTACCGCGCCATCGCCGAAGGCATCAGCCTGAATCCGGTGTTGCATGCGTTTCAGAAAGTCGTGAACCGGTACCGCATCGAGCGGGAACTGATCGACGCATTTCTACAAAGCATGGAGATGGACCTGCACGAAACGACCTATGCACAGGCTGACTACGAGCAGTACATCTACGGCTCGGCCGAAGTGGTGGGCCTGATGTGCCTGCGGGTGTTTTGCGAAGGCGACGAGGCGCGGTATCGGCACCTGCGCGAACCAGCCCGGCGCCTGGGGGCGGCGTTCCAGAAGGTGAACTTTCTGCGCGACATTCGCAGCGACTTTTACGACCGGGGACGGGTCTACTTCCCCGAAACCGATTTCGCAACATTCGATCGGTTGGCGAAAGACCGCATCGAGGCCGACATCCAGGCCGATTTCGACGCGGCCTACGCGGGCATCGTGCAACTACCGGCCGGGGCGCGACTGGGCGTGTACCTGGCGTACATCTATTACCTCAGCCTGTTCAAAAAAATCCGAAAACTTCCGGCGGCGCAAATCATGAAAGAGCGCATCCGGATTCCCGATAACCAGAAATTTCTGCTGCTGTTGCGCACGTACGTGCGGCACCACCTCAACTCTTTATGA
- a CDS encoding phytoene desaturase family protein: MHKALVIGAGFAGLSAATCLAQAGWNVTLLEKHPTPGGRARSFAAEGFTFDMGPSWYWMPDVFERYFRRFGKRPSDYYDLIRLDPSYRVVFGPGDAVDLPADRAALKALFESIEKGSGQRLEAFLKEAAYKYHVGINELVYRPSRSVREFADPRLLFDMLRMHIFESFHHHARRYFTHPKLLQLVEFPILFLGAVPENTPALYSLMNYADMALGTWYPRGGMHKIVEGMVQLAQEQGVAFRFGEEVTHIDVRQGRATEVRTATNVYEADVVVAGADYHHVDQHLLAAEHRNYDAGYWDQRTMAPSSLLFYLGLNKKLENVRHHTLFFDAPFGPHARDIYETPRWPDKPLFYLSATSVTDASVAPAGHENLFLLLPLAPDLVDTDAHREQYFTRMMDRLEFHLGQNIRDAIVFKRSYAHRDFKQDYHAFKGNAYGLANTLRQTALLKPSLKNRHVSNLYYTGQLTVPGPGVPPSLISGQVVAQEISREWS; encoded by the coding sequence ATGCATAAAGCCCTTGTGATCGGCGCAGGCTTCGCCGGACTTTCTGCCGCCACGTGTCTGGCACAGGCGGGCTGGAACGTCACCCTCCTGGAAAAACACCCTACGCCCGGCGGACGCGCCCGCTCTTTTGCGGCCGAGGGGTTCACCTTCGACATGGGCCCGAGTTGGTATTGGATGCCCGACGTGTTCGAACGTTATTTCCGCCGGTTTGGGAAGCGTCCCTCCGACTACTACGACCTGATTCGGCTGGACCCGTCGTACCGGGTGGTGTTCGGTCCGGGCGATGCGGTCGACCTGCCGGCCGACCGCGCGGCGCTGAAAGCGCTGTTCGAATCGATCGAAAAAGGAAGCGGCCAACGGCTGGAAGCGTTCCTGAAAGAAGCGGCGTATAAATACCACGTCGGCATCAACGAACTGGTGTACCGCCCCAGCCGCTCCGTGCGGGAGTTTGCCGACCCGCGGCTGCTGTTCGACATGCTGCGGATGCACATCTTCGAATCGTTTCATCACCACGCCCGGCGCTACTTCACCCACCCCAAGCTGCTGCAGTTGGTGGAGTTTCCCATTCTGTTTTTAGGGGCCGTGCCCGAAAATACGCCGGCGCTGTACAGCCTGATGAATTACGCCGACATGGCGCTGGGCACGTGGTATCCGCGGGGTGGCATGCACAAAATTGTGGAAGGCATGGTGCAACTGGCTCAGGAACAGGGCGTGGCGTTTCGTTTCGGTGAAGAGGTGACGCACATTGACGTCCGGCAGGGACGTGCCACAGAAGTGCGCACCGCCACAAACGTGTACGAGGCCGACGTGGTGGTGGCCGGGGCCGATTACCACCACGTGGATCAGCACCTCCTGGCGGCAGAGCACCGCAATTACGACGCAGGGTACTGGGACCAGCGCACGATGGCGCCTTCGTCGCTGCTCTTCTACCTCGGGTTAAACAAAAAACTGGAGAACGTGCGGCACCACACGCTCTTTTTCGATGCGCCGTTTGGCCCCCACGCGCGCGACATTTACGAGACGCCCCGCTGGCCTGACAAGCCCCTGTTCTACCTGTCGGCGACGTCCGTCACCGATGCTTCTGTAGCACCGGCCGGCCACGAAAACCTGTTTTTGTTGTTGCCGCTCGCACCGGACCTGGTCGACACCGACGCACACCGCGAACAGTACTTTACGCGGATGATGGACCGGCTGGAATTTCACCTGGGTCAAAACATCCGCGACGCAATTGTGTTTAAGAGAAGTTACGCACATCGCGACTTCAAACAAGATTACCACGCCTTCAAAGGCAACGCCTACGGGCTGGCCAACACGCTGCGCCAAACCGCCCTTCTGAAACCTTCGTTAAAGAACAGGCACGTCAGCAACTTGTATTACACCGGCCAGCTCACCGTGCCGGGGCCGGGCGTACCGCCGTCGCTCATCTCGGGACAGGTCGTGGCGCAGGAGATCAGCCGCGAATGGTCGTAA
- a CDS encoding RNA polymerase sigma factor, producing the protein MTSLEFSFAIEQLSHSLRPFALRLTKDAEDANDLLQETALKAIVHQAKFAEGTNLKAWMYTIMKNTFITNYQRLVRRNTFIDTTENLHYLNAPSQVTENLAYGAFTMDDINKAFSEVDDTYKVPFLMYFRGFKYHEIAEQLAIPIGTVKNRIHIARKELKARLQSYRKG; encoded by the coding sequence ATGACGTCTTTGGAATTCAGTTTCGCTATTGAGCAGCTTTCCCATTCGCTTCGCCCCTTCGCGCTGCGTCTCACCAAAGACGCAGAAGATGCCAACGATCTACTACAGGAAACTGCTCTGAAAGCCATTGTGCACCAGGCCAAATTTGCAGAAGGCACCAACCTGAAAGCCTGGATGTATACCATCATGAAGAATACCTTCATCACCAATTACCAGCGGTTGGTGCGCAGAAACACCTTCATCGATACGACCGAAAACCTACATTACCTCAACGCACCGAGCCAGGTGACCGAAAATCTGGCCTATGGGGCGTTTACGATGGACGACATCAACAAGGCCTTTTCGGAAGTTGACGATACGTACAAAGTGCCGTTTCTGATGTATTTCCGGGGCTTCAAGTACCACGAGATTGCCGAGCAGCTGGCCATCCCGATCGGAACGGTCAAAAACCGGATTCACATTGCCCGGAAAGAGTTAAAAGCGCGGCTGCAGAGTTACCGCAAAGGGTAA